The Halobacterium litoreum genome includes a region encoding these proteins:
- a CDS encoding DUF7528 family protein, which produces MGGDELLLSRDDAEQLRDSLSGALAARETFLNTAGQHRPDGAYVVERRGADSAGNSKVFASFDELRRLFDRLPERFTADDLSATGLTAGRRHMVLWHLVEHPAFDCELASRQPLTGEKTATGVAEP; this is translated from the coding sequence GTGGGCGGCGACGAACTGCTCCTCTCGCGCGACGACGCCGAACAGTTACGTGACTCGCTTTCCGGCGCGCTCGCGGCGCGCGAGACGTTCCTGAACACCGCGGGCCAGCACCGCCCAGACGGCGCGTACGTCGTGGAGCGCCGGGGCGCGGACTCCGCGGGCAACAGCAAGGTGTTCGCCTCCTTCGACGAACTCCGGCGGCTGTTCGACCGCCTGCCAGAGCGCTTCACAGCGGACGACCTCTCCGCGACAGGGCTGACGGCGGGCCGCCGGCACATGGTGCTGTGGCACCTCGTCGAACACCCCGCGTTCGACTGCGAGTTGGCGAGCAGACAGCCCCTGACGGGCGAGAAGACGGCAACGGGGGTGGCCGAGCCGTAG
- a CDS encoding PadR family transcriptional regulator, translating into MHDLTGFQRDLLYVVAGLDEPHGLAIKEELEDYYESEIHHGRLYPNLDTLVDKGLVDKGQLDQRTNYYTLTRRGDREITARREWEAQYVDLD; encoded by the coding sequence ATGCACGACTTGACAGGGTTTCAGCGCGACCTGCTCTACGTGGTCGCGGGGCTGGACGAACCGCACGGACTCGCCATCAAGGAGGAACTCGAAGACTACTACGAGTCCGAGATTCACCACGGCCGCCTCTACCCGAACCTCGACACGCTCGTCGACAAGGGCCTCGTCGACAAGGGGCAACTCGACCAGCGCACGAACTACTACACGCTGACGCGCCGCGGCGACCGCGAAATCACCGCGCGCCGCGAGTGGGAAGCCCAGTACGTCGACCTCGACTGA
- a CDS encoding DUF1028 domain-containing protein has translation MTFSIVARDPETDAVGVAVQSKFVGVGAVVPFVSADAGAVATQSFANVAYGPDGLDLLRDGESAAAVVDALTDADDEAPQRQVGVVGQDGSVAAFTGEECFDHASDRQGDHYTVQGNILENRETVDAMADAFEETDGGLPERLIAALYAGNEAGGDQRGEQSAALYVAKPEGGYDGNNDRWIDVRVDDHDEPIAELERVFRIYDITLLEREDPEEFASLDGDTAESVLETLAELGFYDAEPSEEFGEAEREALEAFRGMNNFENHDLDALEDALARGWSDADGEGEDRMVNAIWHGLSRLDRK, from the coding sequence ATGACGTTCTCCATCGTCGCGCGCGACCCCGAGACTGACGCGGTCGGAGTCGCCGTCCAGTCGAAGTTCGTCGGCGTCGGGGCCGTCGTCCCGTTCGTCAGCGCGGACGCCGGCGCCGTCGCCACGCAGAGTTTCGCGAACGTCGCGTACGGACCGGACGGCCTCGACTTGCTCCGGGACGGCGAGTCTGCCGCGGCGGTCGTGGACGCGCTCACCGACGCCGACGACGAGGCGCCCCAGCGACAGGTGGGCGTAGTTGGACAGGACGGCTCCGTCGCGGCGTTCACTGGCGAGGAGTGTTTCGACCACGCGAGCGACCGGCAGGGCGACCACTACACGGTGCAGGGGAACATCCTCGAGAACCGCGAGACGGTGGACGCGATGGCCGACGCGTTCGAGGAGACCGACGGCGGTCTCCCGGAGCGCCTGATTGCGGCGCTGTACGCGGGCAACGAGGCGGGCGGCGACCAGCGCGGCGAGCAGTCCGCGGCGCTCTACGTCGCGAAACCCGAGGGCGGCTACGACGGGAACAACGACCGCTGGATAGACGTGCGCGTCGACGACCACGACGAACCCATCGCGGAACTCGAGCGCGTGTTCCGCATCTACGACATCACGCTCCTCGAGCGCGAGGACCCCGAGGAGTTCGCGTCTCTCGACGGCGACACCGCAGAATCCGTCCTCGAAACGCTCGCCGAGTTGGGGTTCTACGACGCGGAGCCGAGCGAGGAGTTCGGCGAGGCGGAGCGCGAGGCCCTCGAGGCGTTCCGCGGGATGAACAACTTCGAGAACCACGACCTCGACGCGCTGGAGGACGCGCTCGCCCGGGGCTGGTCGGACGCGGACGGCGAGGGCGAGGACCGCATGGTCAACGCCATCTGGCACGGCTTAAGCCGGCTCGACAGGAAGTAG
- a CDS encoding DUF7117 family protein, whose amino-acid sequence MDVRGERECKSCGTRWSYFETGSVECPDCGSLRSVGVGERAQHTDGAADLDLSAAREAAVDDLRGALDPAADACRDYCQSRGFVSGGDLLELDDTYLAAQELRRAALVVGDALRVGENEERYVLALLNGAEDGDRPAPEDVPESLRAVRGLGYAAAVDAYRADVRAFFDDEPPEPERGLLERLREHVKRVKALDGDVSPEDSERLVSAARRIGDAVRGDETAVEEARTHLDRLA is encoded by the coding sequence ATGGACGTTCGCGGCGAGCGCGAGTGCAAGTCGTGTGGGACGCGCTGGTCGTACTTCGAGACGGGCAGCGTGGAGTGCCCGGACTGCGGGAGTCTGCGGAGCGTCGGCGTCGGCGAGCGCGCCCAGCACACCGACGGCGCGGCCGACCTCGACCTCTCGGCGGCCCGCGAGGCGGCGGTCGACGACCTCCGGGGCGCACTCGACCCGGCGGCCGACGCGTGCCGCGACTACTGCCAGTCCCGGGGGTTCGTCTCGGGCGGTGACCTCCTCGAACTGGACGACACCTACCTCGCGGCCCAAGAACTCCGGCGGGCGGCGCTCGTCGTCGGGGACGCCCTCCGCGTCGGCGAGAACGAGGAGCGCTACGTGCTGGCGCTGCTGAACGGCGCGGAGGACGGCGACCGGCCCGCGCCCGAGGACGTGCCCGAGTCCCTGCGCGCGGTGCGCGGACTCGGGTACGCGGCGGCGGTGGACGCCTACCGCGCCGACGTGCGAGCCTTCTTCGACGACGAGCCACCGGAACCGGAACGCGGCCTGCTCGAACGCCTCCGCGAGCACGTCAAGCGCGTGAAGGCGCTGGACGGCGACGTGTCCCCCGAGGACAGCGAGCGCCTCGTGTCGGCGGCACGCCGCATCGGGGACGCGGTCCGGGGCGACGAGACGGCAGTCGAGGAGGCGCGCACACACCTCGACCGACTGGCGTGA
- a CDS encoding AI-2E family transporter, which translates to MTAFENADRARVAWWAVALALAGALAYTVYSFVGTFVFGVFVYYATRPVYRRLKRWIRPPTLAALVSLFTLALPVLLLVAYTTAVGLQELDAFLAARGANLGQLESLLGPYIDVSAAVEDPQSLLGEPSVQAALQTVAENAVGYAGFLTNFFVHLFAMITIAFYLLRDDHKLASWFRRQFGDDAGVVETYGRAVDRDFSHVFFGNILFAFVTGVIAAVSYSALDSLAPAGVGIPYPALLGMLTGVASLVPIVGIKLVYLPLGGWLAYLVVQQGGGYAFLGTFGVVAFVVVDVIPDLVLRPYVSGRDLHLGLVMLAYIFGPLLWGWYGLFLGPVVLVLVVHFVRIVLPELVAGDPIEPEALGPSPFGGDGSDEEDDGADA; encoded by the coding sequence ATGACCGCCTTCGAGAACGCCGACCGGGCGCGCGTCGCGTGGTGGGCGGTGGCGCTCGCGCTCGCCGGCGCGCTCGCGTACACCGTCTACTCGTTCGTCGGGACGTTCGTCTTCGGCGTCTTCGTCTACTACGCGACGCGGCCCGTCTACCGCCGCCTGAAGCGGTGGATTCGGCCGCCGACGCTCGCCGCGCTCGTCTCGCTTTTCACGCTCGCACTCCCGGTGCTCCTGTTGGTCGCGTACACCACCGCCGTCGGCCTCCAGGAACTGGACGCGTTCCTCGCCGCGCGCGGCGCGAACCTCGGCCAACTGGAGTCGCTGCTCGGGCCGTACATCGACGTCTCCGCGGCCGTCGAGGACCCGCAGTCGCTGCTCGGCGAGCCGTCCGTGCAGGCCGCACTCCAGACCGTCGCCGAGAACGCCGTCGGCTACGCCGGCTTCCTCACGAACTTCTTCGTCCACCTGTTCGCGATGATAACCATCGCGTTCTACCTGCTCCGGGACGACCACAAGCTCGCGTCGTGGTTCCGCCGGCAGTTCGGCGACGACGCCGGCGTCGTGGAGACGTACGGTCGGGCGGTCGACCGCGACTTCTCGCACGTCTTCTTCGGGAACATCCTGTTCGCGTTCGTCACGGGCGTCATCGCCGCCGTCTCCTACAGCGCGCTCGACTCGCTGGCGCCCGCCGGCGTCGGCATCCCGTACCCCGCACTGTTGGGGATGCTCACCGGCGTCGCGAGCCTCGTCCCCATCGTCGGCATCAAACTCGTCTACCTCCCGCTGGGCGGGTGGCTCGCGTACCTCGTCGTCCAGCAGGGCGGCGGCTACGCGTTCCTCGGGACGTTCGGCGTCGTCGCGTTCGTCGTCGTGGACGTGATTCCGGACCTCGTGTTGCGCCCGTACGTCTCTGGCCGCGACCTCCACCTCGGGCTCGTGATGCTCGCGTACATCTTCGGCCCCCTGCTCTGGGGCTGGTACGGCCTCTTCTTGGGGCCGGTCGTACTCGTGCTCGTGGTCCACTTCGTGCGCATCGTCCTGCCCGAACTCGTCGCGGGCGACCCCATCGAACCCGAGGCGCTCGGCCCCAGCCCGTTCGGCGGCGACGGGAGCGACGAGGAAGACGACGGCGCGGACGCTTAA
- a CDS encoding citrate synthase has protein sequence MTDDLQRGLEGVTVAETRLSRVDGENGELVIGGFPLAELAPNATYEETLFLLYEDRLPTESELADFRADLAGKRAVHPDAIDTVVDAAQRDLPAMDAVRMGIAAAPLTREGDEDPETDARLSVAQLPTVAAAYWRARKGEEPVEPREDLRHAANYLYMLDGEEPSEERVRGLETYLNSVVDHGLNASTFTARTIVSTESDVVSAVTGAVGALKGPLHGGAPGPVLTMLEDAAARDDPASLVHEILDAGDRVMGFGHRVYQVRDPRAAVLQDAAETFYEGRDQRAFFDAAREFEDTAVDVLAEHRPDLRLETNVEFYTAVLLNGVGVPKELFTPTFAVARAGGWTAHCLEQLEDNRLIRPRASYVGDTDREWTPVDER, from the coding sequence ATGACAGACGACCTCCAGCGCGGCCTCGAAGGCGTCACGGTCGCCGAGACCCGACTCTCGCGAGTCGACGGCGAGAACGGCGAACTCGTCATCGGCGGCTTCCCGCTCGCGGAACTCGCGCCCAACGCCACCTACGAGGAGACGCTGTTTCTGCTGTACGAGGACCGACTCCCCACCGAGAGCGAACTCGCCGACTTCCGCGCGGACCTCGCCGGCAAGCGCGCCGTCCATCCGGACGCCATCGACACCGTGGTCGACGCCGCCCAGCGAGACCTGCCCGCGATGGACGCCGTCCGCATGGGCATCGCAGCCGCTCCCCTGACCCGCGAGGGCGACGAGGACCCCGAGACGGACGCGCGCCTCTCGGTCGCGCAACTTCCGACAGTCGCCGCCGCGTACTGGCGCGCCCGAAAGGGCGAGGAGCCGGTCGAACCCCGCGAGGACCTCCGGCACGCCGCGAACTACCTCTACATGCTCGACGGCGAGGAGCCCAGCGAGGAGCGCGTTCGCGGCCTCGAAACCTACCTCAACTCGGTCGTCGACCACGGCCTCAACGCCTCGACGTTCACCGCGCGCACCATCGTCTCCACCGAGTCTGACGTGGTGTCCGCCGTCACGGGCGCCGTCGGCGCGCTCAAGGGCCCGCTCCACGGCGGCGCGCCCGGCCCCGTCCTCACGATGCTGGAGGACGCCGCGGCGCGCGACGACCCCGCCAGCCTCGTCCACGAGATTCTCGACGCCGGCGACCGCGTGATGGGCTTCGGCCACCGCGTCTACCAGGTCCGCGACCCCCGCGCCGCCGTCCTGCAGGACGCCGCCGAGACGTTCTACGAGGGCCGCGACCAGCGCGCGTTCTTCGACGCCGCCCGCGAGTTCGAGGACACCGCCGTCGACGTGCTAGCCGAACACCGCCCCGACTTGCGCCTGGAGACGAACGTCGAGTTCTACACCGCCGTCCTCCTGAACGGCGTCGGCGTCCCGAAGGAACTGTTCACGCCGACGTTCGCCGTCGCGCGCGCCGGCGGGTGGACCGCCCACTGCCTCGAACAACTCGAAGACAACCGCCTCATCCGGCCGCGCGCCTCGTACGTCGGCGACACCGACCGCGAGTGGACGCCGGTCGACGAGCGATAA
- a CDS encoding amphi-Trp domain-containing protein encodes MPEEVIFESESTQSRSDVANYLRTVADKLDAGGDLTLSAGDQSVTLDPPTNVAFEVKAERETGSGADELSVEFELEWADGEDAASGDLDIA; translated from the coding sequence ATGCCCGAAGAAGTCATCTTCGAGAGCGAGTCCACGCAGTCCCGCAGCGACGTCGCGAACTACCTCCGCACCGTCGCCGACAAACTCGACGCGGGCGGCGACCTCACGCTGTCCGCGGGCGACCAGTCGGTCACCCTCGACCCGCCGACGAACGTGGCCTTCGAGGTGAAGGCCGAACGCGAGACGGGGAGCGGCGCGGACGAACTCAGCGTCGAGTTCGAACTGGAGTGGGCGGACGGCGAAGACGCCGCGTCGGGCGACCTCGACATCGCCTGA